From a single Syngnathus scovelli strain Florida chromosome 2, RoL_Ssco_1.2, whole genome shotgun sequence genomic region:
- the bmpr2b gene encoding bone morphogenetic protein receptor type-2 has product MPVGRTTTMQCLAKFGFCLALLLTPVAAAQGEERECAFIDQQQQSEVERLAGGEGRVSPENTTIRCAKGRHCFGLWEKSPPGEVRLVKQGCWSHLGDHQGCRDDRCVVNNLLPQTQNGTYHFCCCGTDMCNVNFTEDLTTPSPTTAQPIYPRTLRYEETINIALATVFVLAVIAGAAFFGYRMMHGNSKQGLHNLNMMEAAASESSLDLDNLKLLELIGRGRYGTVYCGSLDERPVAVKVFTAANRQNFQNECSIYRLPLLEHDNIARFVGADERTGPEGRTEYLLIMDYYPHGSLSRYLSVQTNDWVNSCRLAHSVTRGLAYMHTQLFKGDTYKPAVSHRDLNSRNILVKADGTCVIIDFGLSMKLTGNRPTRHGEEDNAAISEVGTIRYMAPEVLEGAVNLRDCESALKQVDMYALGLVYWETFMRCTDLFPGESVPEYQMAFQAEAGNHPTFEDMQVLVSREKQRPKFPEAWKENSLAVRSLKETMEDCWDQDAEARLTAQCAEERVAELLLIWDRSKSVSPKLNPMSTTLHNERNRVTPKSGPYADHSSTYIEEHEGVAKNAQADTTSSAGVRIGGGTGERNRNSINQERQQQAHARLPSPESSSTSGACLGLRGSPSDSTTTTTIISESEGPTGCNTVPVCLHLTQDDLETTKLDPKEVDKNLKESSDENLMEHSQKQFCSPDPLSPGSSSLLYPLIKMASEASGTAEPSASIPAAVFPLPKQQNLPKRPSSLSLRSKPAKKESSSSSLRFKFGRSGKSNLRQVEGSKINGGAVTGPNVDTEAHRGTGINNIPALRDVHANGSINGAINGHNSGLVSSAAIGGNAGFGGSGVPNGNGVLQSDDSRLSLGIITASPDEHEPLLSREQPDPRDASSSVAALRSARPNTNNNNSNTGHGRGDGESGGESEGGGDEDMEGGSGAPTGPPTESAGLASGAPDLPVTVTMREESLLRQPRVRRPERPNSLDLSFTTQDLASLGDSLGHPGSSLGTGDKIKKRVKTPYSLKKWRPTTWVISTDARGLEVNNNNSGSGRGQGHSHNRPKSTSAIYLRGGDMVGERSDTLV; this is encoded by the exons ATGCCTGTGGGCCGAACTACAACGATGCAGTGTCTGGCAAAATTCGGCTTTTGCCTGGCTCTTCTCCTTACCCCGGTGGCTG cggCACAGGGCGAAGAGCGAGAGTGTGCCTTCATtgaccagcagcagcagtcggAGGTGGAGCGATTGGCCGGGGGCGAGGGCCGGGTCTCGCCCGAGAACACCACCATCCGATGCGCCAAGGGCAGACATTGCTTCGGCTTGTGGGAGAAAAGTCCACCGGGCGAAGTCCGATTAGTCAAACAAG GTTGTTGGTCCCACCTTGGAGACCACCAAGGATGTCGCGATGACCGCTGCGTGGTGAACAATCTCTTGCCTCAGACCCAGAACGGGACCTACCACTTCTGCTGTTGCGGCACTGACATGTGCAATGTCAATTTCACAGAAGACTTGACGACTCCCAGTCCCACCACTGCACAGCCAATct ACCCTCGCACTTTGCGCTATGAAGAGACAATAAACATTGCCCTGGCAACCGTCTTTGTGTTGGCCGTCATCGCGGGAGCTGCTTTCTTTGGTTACCGCATGATGCATG gaaATAGTAAGCAAGGTCTTCACAATCTGAATATGATGGAAGCTGCTGCCTCTGAGAGCTCTTTGGACCTGGATAATCTCAAGCTTCTCGAG ctgatcGGCCGGGGTCGATACGGCACTGTCTATTGCGGCTCCCTCGATGAACGACCCGTCGCCGTTAAGGTCTTCACAGCCGCTAACCGGCAGAACTTTCAAAATGAATGCTCCATCTACCGGCTGCCACTACTGGAGCACGACAACATCGCCCGCTTTGTGGGCGCTGATGAGCGGACGGGCCCAGAGGGGCGCACCGAGTACCTGCTCATCATGGATTACTACCCGCAC GGATCTCTAAGCCGCTACCTGAGCGTTCAGACCAATGACTGGGTCAACAGCTGCAGGCTTGCTCACTCTGTCACTCGTGGATTGGCGTACATGCACACGCAACTCTTCAAAGGAG ACACGTACAAGCCAGCAGTGTCCCACAGGGACCTGAACAGTCGGAATATTCTCGTTAAGGCCGACGGCACTTGTGTAATCATCGATTTTGGGCTGTCCATGAAGCTGACGGGTAACAGGCCAACACGCCACGGCGAGGAAGATAACGCTGCTATCAGTGAG GTGGGCACCATCCGCTACATGGCGCCAGAGGTGCTGGAAGGAGCAGTCAATCTGAGGGATTGTGAGTCTGCGCTGAAACAGGTGGACATGTATGCACTGGGCCTGGTCTACTGGGAGACTTTCATGAGATGTACAGACCTTTTCCCCG GCGAATCTGTACCAGAGTACCAGATGGCCTTCCAGGCAGAGGCAGGGAACCACCCGACGTTCGAGGACATGCAAGTGCTGGTGTCAAGGGAGAAACAGCGGCCCAAATTTCCAGAGGCCTGGAAAGAGAACAGCTTG GCTGTTCGCTCTCTGAAAGAGACAATGGAAGACTGCTGGGACCAGGACGCGGAAGCCCGCCTCACAGCCCAGTGTGCCGAAGAACGGGTGGCCGAGCTGCTCCTCATTTGGGACCGCTCCAAATCCGTCAGCCCCAAGCTCAACCCTATGTCTACCACTCTGCACAATGAGAG AAACCGCGTGACACCCAAGTCTGGCCCGTATGCTGATCACTCCTCCACTTATATTGAAGAGCATGAGGGCGTGGCCAAAAACGCGCAGGCCGATACTACGAGTTCCGCAGGTGTCCGAATCGGGGGTGGGACCGGGGAGAGGAACAGGAACTCCATCAACCAAGAACGCCAGCAGCAAGCCCACGCCCGCCTGCCCAGCCCAGAGAGTAGCAGCACTAGTGGGGCTTGCTTGGGTCTAAGAGGGAGCCCCTCAGACTCCACCACAACCACCACTATTATTTCTGAGTCTGAGGGGCCAACGGGCTGCAACACGGTCCCCGTTTGCCTCCACCTAACTCAGGACGACTTGGAGACCACCAAGCTTGACCCCAAAGAGGTGGACAAGAACCTGAAAGAGAGCTCGGACGAGAACCTGATGGAACACTCGCAAAAGCAGTTCTGCTCGCCAGACCCGCTAAGCCCGGGTAGTTCCAGCTTGCTCTATCCTCTCATCAAGATGGCGAGCGAAGCCTCGGGTACGGCTGAACCATCCGCCTCCATACCTGCCGCCGtcttccctctgcctaagcagcAGAATTTGCCCAAAAGGCCATCAAGCTTGTCCCTGCGTAGCAAGCCAGCCAAGAAGGAGTCTTCGTCCTCCTCGCTCAGGTTCAAGTTTGGACGATCGGGAAAGTCCAACCTTCGGCAGGTGGAGGGATCAAAGATTAACGGCGGTGCGGTAACGGGCCCAAACGTGGATACAGAAGCTCATCGGGGCACGGGCATAAATAATATACCTGCCCTACGGGACGTGCACGCTAACGGCAGCATTAATGGCGCCATCAACGGTCACAACAGCGGGCTTGTTTCTTCTGCGGCCATTGGCGGAAATGCAGGATTTGGAGGATCCGGCGTTCCCAACGGAAACGGAGTGTTACAGTCCGATGACAGTCGACTCAGCCTGGGCATCATCACGGCCAGCCCCGACGAACACGAGCCACTTCTGAGCCGTGAGCAGCCGGATCCCAGGGACGCGTCTTCGAGCGTGGCCGCGCTGCGCTCGGCTCGACCcaataccaacaacaacaacagcaacacgGGCCACGGCCGGGGTGACGGTGAGAGCGGAGGTGAAAGCGAAGGAGGCGGAGACGAGGACATGGAAGGAGGAAGCGGGGCTCCGACGGGGCCCCCGACAGAAAGTGCGGGACTCGCCTCCGGTGCCCCGGACCTCCCGGTGACGGTCACCATGCGAGAAGAGTCCCTGCTTAGGCAGCCCAGAGTTCGCAGGCCAGAGAGACCAAACTCCTTGGACCTGTCCTTCACCACACAGGACCTGGCTTCATTAG GTGACAGCTTAGGGCACCCAGGCAGCTCCTTGGGCACCGGCGATAAGATCAAGAAACGAGTCAAGACGCCATATTCTCTGAAGAAATGGCGGCCCACCACTTGGGTCATCTCCACGGACGCGAGGGGGCTCgaggtcaacaacaacaacagcgggTCCGGCCGGGGCCAAGGCCACAGCCACAACCGGCCCAAGTCCACTTCAGCCATTTACTTGCGAGGTGGAGACATGGTTGGCGAGCGTAGCGACACTCTGGTGTGA